The Pseudoliparis swirei isolate HS2019 ecotype Mariana Trench chromosome 16, NWPU_hadal_v1, whole genome shotgun sequence genome includes a window with the following:
- the arhgef4 gene encoding rho guanine nucleotide exchange factor 4 isoform X4 yields the protein MDVAFDGIGQQRRRCFSDDVWFEEQKKNKRKLSRAIRGSVGQLSTLTPETDAGVILGPVEAFQGRPLKAHCFSQSTPIGLDCPGWRRRVSYSSLVVPDGASEKAGLAGELGSEEDLLYEEFRGSVHHFGNPGGGGGEQLAINELISDGSVVYAEALWDHVTMDDQELGFKAGDVIEVVDATNKEWWWGRFMDSEGWFPASFVRLRVNQYEPMEEYLAHLEEAEAGRENRAGLGPGLPCKEQMRTNVINEIMSTERDYIKHLKDICEGYIKQCRKRTDMFTEEQLHTIFGNIEEIYRFQRKLLKGLEKKFNREQPYLSEIGCCFLEHQTDFQIYSEYCNNHPNACVQLSKLVKVNKYVFFFEACRLLQKMIDISLDGFLLTPVQKICKYPLQLAELLKYTNPQHRDYKDVEAALNAMKNVAKLINERKRRLENIDKIAQWQSSIEDWEGEDVLSRSSDLIFSGELSKLSQPQAKSQQRMFFLFDHQMVYCKKDLLRRDMLYYKGRMDMDYMEVIDVEDGKEKDFNISAKNALKLRAPAGDGVHLLFAKKPEQKQRWLRAFADERIQVQHDLETGFSLTELQKKQAMLNACKSHPAGKPKAVTRPYCDFLLRQKHPALPAAPPRQQVFMLAEPKRKTSTFWHNIGRLTPFKK from the exons ATGGATGTGGCCTTCGATGGCATCGGTCAGCAGCGAAGACGATGTTTCTCAGATGACGTCTGGTTTGAagagcaaaagaaaaacaaacgcaAACTGTCCAGAGCCATCAGGGGGAGCGTGGGACAACTCAGCACACTGACACCTGAG ACTGATGCAGGAGTCATCTTGGGGCCCGTTGAGGCGTTCCAGGGGAGGCCCCTCAAAGCCCACTGCTTCTCTCAGAGCACCCCCATTGGTCTTGACTGCCCGGGCTGGAGAAGACGCGTCTCCTACTCCT cGCTGGTCGTCCCCGACGGGGCGTCAGAGAAGGCGGGGCTTGCGGGCGAGCTGGGCAGCGAGGAGGATCTGCTCTACGAAGAGTTTCGCGGTTCCGTGCATCACTTCGGGAAcccgggaggaggcggaggagagcagCTGGCCATCAACGAG CTGATCAGCGACGGCAGCGTGGTGTACGCCGAGGCCCTCTGGGACCACGTCACCATGGACGACCAGGAGCTGGGCTTCAAGGCCGGTGACGTCATCGAAGTAGTGGACGCCACCAACAAGGAGTGGTGGTGGGGTCGCTTCATGGACAGCGAGGGCTGGTTCCCCGCCAGCTTTGTACGG TTGCGGGTGAACCAGTATGAGCCCATGGAGGAGTATCTGGCCCATCTGGAGGAGGCTGAGGCTGGAAGGGAGAACCGGGCCGGTCTGGGACCTGGTCTACCCTGCAAAGAACAGATGAGGACCAACGTCATCAACGAGATCATGAGCACGGAGAGGGACTACATCaagcacctgaaggacatcTGCGAG GGTTACATCAAACAGTGCCGCAAGAGGACCGACATGTTCACCGAAGAGCAGCTTCACACCATCTTTGGCAATATTGAAGAGATCTACCGATTCCAGAGGAAGTTACTGAAAGGCCTGGAGAAGAAATTCAACCGAGAGCAGCCTTACCTCAGCGAGATCGGCTGCTGCTTCCTCGAACAC CAAACAGATTTCCAGATTTATTCCGAGTATTGCAACAACCACCCCAACGCTTGCGTCCAGCTCTCTAAACTGGTGAAGGTCAACAAGTACGTGTTCTTCTTCGAAGCCTGCCGACTCCTCCAGAAGATGATCGACATCTCCTTGGACGGCTTCCTGCTGACTCCAGTTCAGAAGATCTGCAAGTACCCGCTGCAGCTAGCCGAGCTGCTGAAATACACCAACCCACAGCACAG GGACTACAAAGACGTGGAGGCGGCCTTAAATGCCATGAAGAATGTGGCGAAGCTGATCAATGAGAGGAAACGGCGTCTTGAGAACATTGACAAGATTGCCCAATGGCAGAGCTCCATCGAGGACTGGGAG GGAGAAGACGTCCTTAGCAGAAGCTCTGATCTGATCTTTTCGGGAGAGTTGAGCAAGCTGTCCCAGCCTCAGGCCAAGAGCCAACAGAGAATGTTTTTCCTCTTCGATCACCAGATGGTTTACTGCAAAAAG GACCTCCTGCGGCGGGACATGCTGTACTACAAGGGTCGCATGGACATGGATTACATGGAGGTGATAGACGTGGAGGATGGCAAAGAGAAGGACTTCAACATCAGCGCGAAAAACGCTCTGAAGCTTCGGGCGCCGGCCGGTGACGGAGTCCACCTCCTGTTTGCCAAGAAGCCGGAGCAGAAACAACGCTGGCTGAGAGCCTTCGCCGACGAGAGGATCCAGGTCCAGCATGACCTGGAGACAG GATTCTCTCTTACAGAGCTCCAAAAGAAACAGGCGATGCTAAATGCCTGCAAAAGCCATCCGGCTGGGAAACCCAAAG cagtGACCCGACCGTACTGCGACTTCCTCCTGCGCCAGAAGCACCCGGCCCTCCCCGCCGCTCCGCCCCGGCAGCAGGTCTTCATGCTGGCCGAGCCCAAGCGCAAGACGTCCACCTTCTGGCACAACATCGGCCGATTGACACCCTTCAAGAAGTGA
- the arhgef4 gene encoding uncharacterized protein arhgef4 isoform X2, which translates to MNESTDSESHTIRLNTTEVEIEKTDVEICNVQDPENLELLITYSVKENTSLHGCDSDRNDRKDHRRIINEDKVIQAKDKRDLYPSVRTHCNENHHKVVSTWKDNTFIADTHLIDLLNAQIPASIGMREHLKSESNCTDPKLKTDIVVGSPNITKAHHANRNRDALDAVGILSHKLDISCSQTLSQDGSNQGLTETLPQVSTIDRKPEGEERVSGVFFQEEQFGRVCTSSITFSTKTTDSFPLGPCCTGLTVSPKGSTLSSPVRLSDSDREELTDGQPDQKRPQVARSQSWQVAALTHDITPTHLDQGGAVIRTPLNSMDMLLEGAQSGSVERGTDSTQIQSDSGDDSEERLLHHLKCSNNLLVFSGKQKAEDTSTLLSESCIEERRREGSPCCSLFWQNKQQGVESSRVHHDQKSIQDSSRENPDIAQKAISQKNKKTDVSKISSHCKQVQLVLKIPELPCGLNASLSNGTSDPSEDIDKSQENSEGIPSTLNQQPNWISEDAESVPGKNLDSYSHLSLAHSHELEKLQRKNNNEDNNVVILKFKCSNSERNEGLQPFVLCSESRGLLMNSTFRKGLYCSQLGAHSLLNRRRRSLYKSLEEYMAEECRVHTQVRLPAPQHEVRVVRYSDPDVSLNLLAVSSLEPILEAERSPEKHGTTEDVFKIEKQKEYDVIRPPERVVDLAFLSGDTSSPKRPHHLPEQEEASFELEPEANPSTPVLCGSGKEYCSPMSVTYGAVPHTSAISNCNELQNPHFAIPARNADLENMTKRCKTKSNQTGIKDSKMSVFAKMPYFRKAKSSKDSKGEEVPQESSDGGGEGLLSEQVAKKDNSDVESFLKKDILNQTVHQTFSSLDYKIEEEDYDLSSSTHVRQLVGQRSSGEDNEGQCPGNPFLKEVKSPDEQTDKRSKSIDSLNICMRFAQAHKSLSSLFESRFMYKDNEERATKQSWRKTKKAPEAEPLKRTLSAGEYTNSASGRGCREIPSSPRLGSSGLPSSLRALPHTDPIAKRGVPQGSSKENPHGCKSEGQRRKCSPSQSTPLCASGLPPFLDDTAVPQPNHTSPVSPLRCHSLSTLSYPFSPTWVKAHPAAREGLTKSPLRPMSPKPNSPMPAGQRTHFYYPLSPKACSVCPIVLGQSISMEGLTEPPERPRTLKPSTSPLGLSPLEATEGSISYSHISLYAIGSINTLEGPQQRGRTVSLPGSRRPLEDEGAASEGLGGPRTACWMDVAFDGIGQQRRRCFSDDVWFEEQKKNKRKLSRAIRGSVGQLSTLTPETDAGVILGPVEAFQGRPLKAHCFSQSTPIGLDCPGWRRRVSYSSLVVPDGASEKAGLAGELGSEEDLLYEEFRGSVHHFGNPGGGGGEQLAINELISDGSVVYAEALWDHVTMDDQELGFKAGDVIEVVDATNKEWWWGRFMDSEGWFPASFVRLRVNQYEPMEEYLAHLEEAEAGRENRAGLGPGLPCKEQMRTNVINEIMSTERDYIKHLKDICEGYIKQCRKRTDMFTEEQLHTIFGNIEEIYRFQRKLLKGLEKKFNREQPYLSEIGCCFLEHQTDFQIYSEYCNNHPNACVQLSKLVKVNKYVFFFEACRLLQKMIDISLDGFLLTPVQKICKYPLQLAELLKYTNPQHRDYKDVEAALNAMKNVAKLINERKRRLENIDKIAQWQSSIEDWEGEDVLSRSSDLIFSGELSKLSQPQAKSQQRMFFLFDHQMVYCKKDLLRRDMLYYKGRMDMDYMEVIDVEDGKEKDFNISAKNALKLRAPAGDGVHLLFAKKPEQKQRWLRAFADERIQVQHDLETGFSLTELQKKQAMLNACKSHPAGKPKVTRPYCDFLLRQKHPALPAAPPRQQVFMLAEPKRKTSTFWHNIGRLTPFKK; encoded by the exons ATGAATGAATCGACAGACTCAGAATCTCACACAATACGTCTAAATACCACCGAGGTCGAGATAGAGAAGACAGACGTAGAAATATGTAACGTTCAGGACCCAGAGAATCTTGAATTACTCATAACTTACTCtgtaaaagaaaacacaagctTGCATGGATGCGATAGCGACCGTAATGATCGGAAAGACCACAGGCGTATAATCAATGAAGACAAAGTCATACAGGCGAAGGACAAAAGGGACTTGTACCCAAGTGTGAGGACACATTGTAATGAAAATCATCACAAAGTAGTGAGTACCTGGAAAGACAACACATTCATAGCTGATACACATTTAATTGACCTATTAAATGCACAAATACCTGCCAGTATTGGAATGAGAGAACATTTGAAATCGGAGTCAAATTGCACAGACCCGAAGTTAAAGACAGATATCGTTGTAGGAAGTCCAAACATCACAAAGGCACATCATGCAAATAGAAACAGAGACGCACTAGATGCAGTCGGTATACTGTCACACAAGTTGGATATTAGCTGTTCACAAACTCTGAGTCAAGACGGCTCCAACCAAGGCCTGACGGAGACTCTCCCTCAGGTTTCTACTATAGATAGAAAGCCCGAGGGTGAGGAACGGGTGTCGGGTGTCTTCTTCCAGGAGGAGCAGTTTGGGCGTGTTTGTACTTCCTCCATTACATTTTCCACAAAGACCACAGACTCTTTTCCATTGGGTCCCTGCTGTACCGGGCTGACTGTGAGTCCAAAGGGGTCTACACTATCCTCACCGGTCCGGTTGTCTGACTCAGACAGGGAGGAGCTCACCGACGGGCAACCGGATCAAAAACGACCTCAGGTAGCAAGGTCACAATCCTGGCAAGTTGCAGCTCTGACCCATGATATAACACCTACTCACTTAGATCAGGGGGGTGCTGTGATTAGAACACCACTCAATTCTATGGATATGCTTTTGGAGGGGGCCCAGTCAGGTTCTGTAGAACGAGGAACTGATTCAACTCAAATCCAGTCTGACTCTGGTGATGATTCTGAGGAACGTCTGCTTCATCACCTCAAATGCTCAAATAATCTGCTTGTTTTTTCTGGCAAACAAAAAGCAGAGGATACATCCACTCTATTGTCAGAGAGCTGtatagaagagaggaggagggaagggtcCCCCTGCTGCTCTCTTTTTTGGCAAAACAAGCAGCAGGGGGTGGAGAGTAGTCGTGTTCATCATGACCAGAAGTCCATTCAGGACAGTAGCAGAGAAAACCCAGACATAGCTCAAAAAGCCATTtcccagaaaaacaaaaaaactgatgTCAGCAAAATTTCTAGTCATTGTAAGCAAGTTCAGCTCGTACTAAAAATCCCTGAACTGCCTTGTGGCCTGAACGCCTCTTTGTCAAATGGGACCAGTGACCCCTCGGAAGATATAGATAAGTCCCAGGAAAATTCGGAGGGGATCCCGTCTACACTGAATCAACAACCCAACTGGATTAGTGAGGACGCTGAATCCGTTCCTGGGAAAAACCTTGATAGCTACAGCCATTTAAGCCTGGCTCATTCCCATGAGCTCGAAAAACTCCAGCGAAAAAACAATAATGAGGATAACAACGTCGTGATTCTAAAGTTCAAGTGCTCTAATTCAGAAAGAAATGAGGGCCTTCAACCCTTCGTGTTATGTTCAGAGAGCAGAGGGCTATTAATGAACAGTACCTTCAGAAAAGGACTCTATTGTAGCCAACTAGGGGCTCACAGCTTACTGAACAGAAGAAGACGCAGCCTATACAAATCACTTGAGGAATATATGGCTGAGGAGTGTAGAGTTCACACACAGGTCCGATTGCCAGCTCCACAGCACGAGGTGAGGGTAGTAAGGTACTCAGACCCCGATGTCAGCCTCAACCTGCTTGCTGTCAGTAGTTTAGAGCCAATTTTGGAGGCTGAGCGTTCACCAGAAAAGCATGGCACAACAGAGGATGTTTTCAAAatagaaaaacagaaagaataTGATGTTATAAGGCCCCCTGAGAGAGTTGTGGATCTTGCTTTCCTTTCAGGGGACACGTCCAGTCCCAAGAGACCACACCACCTGCCTGAGCAGGAAGAAGCGTCTTTTGAGTTAGAACCCGAGGCGAACCCTTCAACACCTGTTCTATGTGGTAGTGGAAAAGAGTACTGTAGTCCTATGAGTGTTACCTATGGTGCTGTGCCACACACCTCAGCTATCAGCAACTGCAATGAGTTACAGAATCCTCACTTTGCTATTCCAGCCAGAAATGCCGACCTTGAAAATATGAccaagagatgcaaaacaaaaagcaaCCAGACAGGAATTAAAGACTCTAAGATGTCTGTCTTTGCTAAAATGCCTTATTTTAGGAAAGCAAAGAGCTCAAAGGATTCCAAAGGTGAGGAGGTACCCCAGGAGTCATCCGATGGGGGAGGTGAGGGCCTTCTGTCTGAGCAAGTGGCAAAGAAGGACAACTCAGATGTTGAGTCTTTTCTCAAAAAGGACATCCTCAACCAAACAGTCCACCAAACATTTTCCTCATTGGATTacaaaatagaagaagaagactacGACTTATCCTCCTCTACTCATGTCCGTCAGCTCGTCGGCCAAAGGAGTAGTGGGGAGGATAACGAAGGGCAATGCCCAGGGAACCCCTTCCTCAAGGAAGTCAAGTCACCTGATGAACAAACCGACAAGAGGAGCAAGAGCATTGACAGTTTAAACATCTGCATGCGCTTTGCACAAGCACACAAGTCCCTTTCCAGCCTGTTTGAGTCCCGTTTCATGTACAAGGATAACGAGGAGCGGGCCACCAAACAATCCTGGAGGAAGACAAAAAAGGCTCCGGAGGCTGAGCCGCTGAAAAGAACTCTTTCAGCTGGGGAATATACAAACTCAGCTTCTGGGCGTGGCTGTCGAGAGATACCGTCTTCTCCACGCCTGGGCAGTTCAGGGTTACCGTCCTCCCTCAGAGCTCTTCCCCACACTGATCCCATCGCCAAGCGGGGAGTTCCACAGGGGAGTAGCAAGGAAAACCCCCATGGGTGTAAATCTGAGGGCCAGAGAAGAAAATGTTCCCCAAGTCAATCTACCCCACTCTGTGCGTCTGGCCTACCTCCCTTTCTAGATGACACCGCAGTCCCACAGCCCAATCACACCAGCCCTGTTTCACCTTTAAGATGCCACTCACTATCCACCCTTTCTTATCCGTTTTCGCCAACCTGGGTCAAGGCACACCCAGCGGCCAGGGAGGGCTTGACGAAGAGCCCCCTACGACCAATGAGCCCTAAACCTAACAGTCCGATGCCAGCCGGTCAGCGTACACATTTTTACTACCCTCTCTCACCAAAGGCCTGTTCAGTCTGTCCTATTGTTCTGGGCCAGTCGATCAGCATGGAGGGATTAACAGAACCCCCCGAGAGACCCAGGACCCTAAAACCCTCAACTAGCCCTCTAGGCCTCAGCCCTCTGGAAGCAACCGAAGGCAGTATCAGCTACTCACACATCAGCCTGTATGCCATTGGCTCTATCAACACATTAGAG GGTCCACAGCAGCGTGGTCGGACTGTCAGCCTGCCCGGATCAAGAAGGCCGTTGGAGGATGAGGGGGCGGCCTCCGAGGGTCTCGGCGGGCCGAGGACCGCCTGCTGGATGGATGTGGCCTTCGATGGCATCGGTCAGCAGCGAAGACGATGTTTCTCAGATGACGTCTGGTTTGAagagcaaaagaaaaacaaacgcaAACTGTCCAGAGCCATCAGGGGGAGCGTGGGACAACTCAGCACACTGACACCTGAG ACTGATGCAGGAGTCATCTTGGGGCCCGTTGAGGCGTTCCAGGGGAGGCCCCTCAAAGCCCACTGCTTCTCTCAGAGCACCCCCATTGGTCTTGACTGCCCGGGCTGGAGAAGACGCGTCTCCTACTCCT cGCTGGTCGTCCCCGACGGGGCGTCAGAGAAGGCGGGGCTTGCGGGCGAGCTGGGCAGCGAGGAGGATCTGCTCTACGAAGAGTTTCGCGGTTCCGTGCATCACTTCGGGAAcccgggaggaggcggaggagagcagCTGGCCATCAACGAG CTGATCAGCGACGGCAGCGTGGTGTACGCCGAGGCCCTCTGGGACCACGTCACCATGGACGACCAGGAGCTGGGCTTCAAGGCCGGTGACGTCATCGAAGTAGTGGACGCCACCAACAAGGAGTGGTGGTGGGGTCGCTTCATGGACAGCGAGGGCTGGTTCCCCGCCAGCTTTGTACGG TTGCGGGTGAACCAGTATGAGCCCATGGAGGAGTATCTGGCCCATCTGGAGGAGGCTGAGGCTGGAAGGGAGAACCGGGCCGGTCTGGGACCTGGTCTACCCTGCAAAGAACAGATGAGGACCAACGTCATCAACGAGATCATGAGCACGGAGAGGGACTACATCaagcacctgaaggacatcTGCGAG GGTTACATCAAACAGTGCCGCAAGAGGACCGACATGTTCACCGAAGAGCAGCTTCACACCATCTTTGGCAATATTGAAGAGATCTACCGATTCCAGAGGAAGTTACTGAAAGGCCTGGAGAAGAAATTCAACCGAGAGCAGCCTTACCTCAGCGAGATCGGCTGCTGCTTCCTCGAACAC CAAACAGATTTCCAGATTTATTCCGAGTATTGCAACAACCACCCCAACGCTTGCGTCCAGCTCTCTAAACTGGTGAAGGTCAACAAGTACGTGTTCTTCTTCGAAGCCTGCCGACTCCTCCAGAAGATGATCGACATCTCCTTGGACGGCTTCCTGCTGACTCCAGTTCAGAAGATCTGCAAGTACCCGCTGCAGCTAGCCGAGCTGCTGAAATACACCAACCCACAGCACAG GGACTACAAAGACGTGGAGGCGGCCTTAAATGCCATGAAGAATGTGGCGAAGCTGATCAATGAGAGGAAACGGCGTCTTGAGAACATTGACAAGATTGCCCAATGGCAGAGCTCCATCGAGGACTGGGAG GGAGAAGACGTCCTTAGCAGAAGCTCTGATCTGATCTTTTCGGGAGAGTTGAGCAAGCTGTCCCAGCCTCAGGCCAAGAGCCAACAGAGAATGTTTTTCCTCTTCGATCACCAGATGGTTTACTGCAAAAAG GACCTCCTGCGGCGGGACATGCTGTACTACAAGGGTCGCATGGACATGGATTACATGGAGGTGATAGACGTGGAGGATGGCAAAGAGAAGGACTTCAACATCAGCGCGAAAAACGCTCTGAAGCTTCGGGCGCCGGCCGGTGACGGAGTCCACCTCCTGTTTGCCAAGAAGCCGGAGCAGAAACAACGCTGGCTGAGAGCCTTCGCCGACGAGAGGATCCAGGTCCAGCATGACCTGGAGACAG GATTCTCTCTTACAGAGCTCCAAAAGAAACAGGCGATGCTAAATGCCTGCAAAAGCCATCCGGCTGGGAAACCCAAAG tGACCCGACCGTACTGCGACTTCCTCCTGCGCCAGAAGCACCCGGCCCTCCCCGCCGCTCCGCCCCGGCAGCAGGTCTTCATGCTGGCCGAGCCCAAGCGCAAGACGTCCACCTTCTGGCACAACATCGGCCGATTGACACCCTTCAAGAAGTGA